A window of Microbacterium luteolum contains these coding sequences:
- a CDS encoding FadR/GntR family transcriptional regulator: MSERDDAPHDFSRAVLQPVSGYQAVAGFLRREMALGRIRPGDRLPPERRLSEQLGVSRETLRQALRILEGSGQIVISRGASGGAIVQDAALDPRLIREEVRTRSGEIGELTEFRAIVESGGAALAAVRRSDDDLEAMAQAQRDLAEAATKAESRIADTDFHIALAEASGNSFVRDAVEEARVRMFEPVDLISFDFVKESSWDAHEQILEAVRRGDAAAADAAMRAHLQTTREEFTRVVES; this comes from the coding sequence ATGAGCGAGCGTGACGACGCGCCGCACGACTTCTCCCGTGCCGTGCTGCAGCCCGTGTCCGGGTATCAGGCCGTCGCCGGTTTCCTCCGGCGCGAGATGGCTCTCGGACGCATCCGGCCCGGCGATCGGCTTCCGCCGGAGCGGCGGCTCTCCGAGCAGCTGGGCGTCTCGCGCGAGACCCTCCGGCAGGCCCTGCGCATCCTCGAGGGGAGCGGTCAGATCGTGATCTCGCGCGGCGCGTCCGGCGGGGCGATCGTGCAGGATGCCGCACTCGACCCGCGGCTCATCCGCGAAGAGGTCCGCACGCGCTCGGGCGAGATCGGCGAGCTCACCGAGTTCCGCGCGATCGTCGAATCCGGCGGGGCGGCGCTGGCCGCTGTCCGCCGCAGCGACGACGACCTGGAGGCGATGGCGCAGGCTCAGCGCGACCTCGCCGAGGCTGCCACGAAGGCGGAGTCGCGCATCGCCGACACGGACTTCCACATCGCGCTCGCCGAGGCGTCGGGCAATTCCTTCGTGCGCGACGCGGTCGAGGAGGCGAGGGTGCGGATGTTCGAGCCCGTCGACCTGATCAGCTTCGACTTCGTCAAGGAGTCGAGCTGGGACGCGCACGAGCAGATCCTCGAGGCCGTGCGCCGTGGCGATGCCGCAGCGGCGGATGCCGCGATGCGCGCGCATCTGCAGACGACGCGCGAGGAGTTCACCCGCGTCGTCGAATCCTGA
- a CDS encoding threonine aldolase family protein: MSLTHDPAIRGFASDNYSGIHPEVLAAIAAANGGHQVAYGEDAYTVRLQEVFQAQFGEGVQAFPVFNGTGANVTGLQSMLPRWGAVIAASTAHINVDEGGAPEKIGGFKLLTVPTDDGKLTPELIDLEAWGWGDEHRAQPLVVSITQSTELGTLYTAEEIRAIADHAHERGMKLHLDGARLSNAAAALDLPLRAFTRDAGVDVLSFGGTKNGAMLGEAVVVLNPAASDGLIYSRKFNMQLSSKMRFVSAQLIALLEGDLWLRNARHSNAMAARLRASVEAGIADGSIRGVSFTQPTQSNGVFATLPDGVADSLRESFRFYDWDAARNEVRWMCSFDTEESDVDAFVAELSRLTSA, from the coding sequence GTGAGCCTTACGCATGACCCCGCGATCCGGGGATTCGCCAGTGACAACTACTCCGGCATCCACCCCGAAGTCCTCGCGGCGATCGCCGCGGCGAACGGGGGCCACCAGGTGGCCTACGGCGAGGACGCCTACACCGTGCGCCTGCAGGAGGTCTTCCAGGCGCAGTTCGGCGAAGGCGTACAGGCCTTCCCGGTGTTCAACGGCACCGGCGCGAACGTCACGGGCCTCCAGTCGATGCTCCCCCGCTGGGGTGCGGTGATCGCGGCCTCGACCGCGCACATCAACGTCGACGAGGGCGGCGCCCCCGAGAAGATCGGCGGGTTCAAGCTGCTCACCGTCCCCACCGACGACGGAAAGCTCACCCCCGAGCTCATCGATCTCGAGGCGTGGGGCTGGGGCGACGAGCACCGCGCGCAGCCCCTCGTCGTCTCGATCACGCAGTCCACCGAGCTCGGCACCCTCTACACGGCCGAGGAGATCCGCGCGATCGCCGACCACGCCCACGAGCGCGGCATGAAGCTGCACCTCGACGGTGCGCGTCTGTCGAATGCGGCCGCGGCCCTCGACCTGCCCCTGCGCGCCTTCACACGCGACGCCGGCGTCGACGTGCTCAGCTTCGGCGGCACGAAGAACGGCGCGATGCTCGGCGAGGCCGTCGTCGTGCTGAACCCCGCGGCATCCGACGGCCTCATCTACTCGCGCAAGTTCAACATGCAGCTCTCCTCGAAGATGCGCTTCGTGTCGGCACAGCTGATCGCGCTGCTCGAGGGTGACCTGTGGCTGCGCAACGCGCGGCACTCCAACGCGATGGCCGCCCGACTCCGGGCATCCGTCGAGGCGGGCATCGCCGACGGCTCGATCCGCGGCGTGAGCTTCACGCAGCCGACCCAGTCGAACGGCGTCTTCGCGACGCTGCCCGACGGCGTCGCCGACAGCCTGCGCGAGTCGTTCCGCTTCTACGACTGGGATGCCGCACGCAACGAGGTCCGCTGGATGTGCAGCTTCGACACCGAGGAGTCCGACGTCGACGCCTTCGTGGCGGAGCTGTCGCGCCTCACCAGCGCCTGA
- a CDS encoding MFS transporter, translated as MERTAAKTAFANVLVNTLIANVTTSFLWFALTFWVYIETQSVLATGIIGGAYMLFVAFFAMLFGTIVDRHRKHTVMLLSSVISAVAFLIAGVLYVWQGEAPLLDLGGPWFWLFSGFILFGGVIEQLRNIALSTTVTLLVPEEKRANANGLVGTVQGLAFLVTSVFSGLSIGFLGMGWTLAIAIAAMAVTFAHLLFIRIPEGTPEPDPNGKSALDFRGSVQAIRLAPGLFALIIFSTFNNLIGGVYMALMDPYGLTLFDAQTWGFALAFASTGFLIGGGLVAKFGLGRKPVRTMLLVVIAMGLLGAVFMLREWWPLYVIGMWLYMALVPPVEAAEQTVIQKVVPFERQGRVFGVAAAMEAAAAPITAFLIAPLAEFLIIPYMDSSTGQQQWGWLLGEGEARGIALICLFAGLIMVVAATLAFFTRSYRHLTELYATAPDPKPEDEDADGADEDRAGAEAADDAENRDADDRVFDAPPPVRGLPPEIPERR; from the coding sequence ATGGAGCGCACCGCAGCGAAGACCGCATTCGCCAACGTCCTCGTCAACACGCTCATCGCGAACGTGACGACGAGCTTCCTGTGGTTCGCGCTCACCTTCTGGGTGTACATCGAGACCCAGTCCGTGCTCGCCACAGGCATCATCGGCGGTGCCTACATGCTCTTCGTCGCGTTCTTCGCGATGCTGTTCGGCACGATCGTCGATCGGCACCGCAAGCACACTGTCATGCTGCTGTCGAGCGTGATCTCGGCTGTGGCCTTCCTCATCGCCGGCGTCCTCTACGTCTGGCAGGGCGAGGCGCCTCTCCTCGATCTCGGCGGGCCCTGGTTCTGGCTCTTCTCCGGGTTCATCCTGTTCGGCGGGGTGATCGAGCAGCTGCGCAACATCGCGCTGTCGACCACGGTCACGCTCCTCGTGCCGGAAGAGAAGCGTGCGAACGCCAACGGCCTCGTCGGCACGGTGCAGGGCCTCGCGTTCCTGGTGACCAGCGTGTTCTCCGGACTGTCGATCGGGTTCCTCGGCATGGGATGGACTCTCGCGATAGCGATCGCGGCGATGGCCGTCACGTTCGCTCACCTGTTGTTCATCCGTATCCCGGAGGGCACGCCGGAACCTGATCCGAACGGCAAGAGCGCGTTGGACTTCCGCGGCAGCGTGCAGGCGATCAGGCTCGCGCCGGGGCTGTTCGCCCTGATCATCTTCTCGACGTTCAACAACCTCATCGGCGGCGTCTACATGGCGCTGATGGACCCGTACGGGCTCACGCTGTTCGACGCACAGACCTGGGGCTTCGCCCTGGCCTTCGCCTCGACCGGGTTCCTGATCGGCGGCGGCCTCGTCGCGAAGTTCGGCCTCGGACGCAAACCCGTGCGCACCATGCTGCTCGTCGTCATCGCGATGGGACTGCTCGGCGCGGTCTTCATGCTGCGCGAGTGGTGGCCGCTCTACGTGATCGGCATGTGGCTGTACATGGCTCTCGTCCCACCGGTCGAAGCAGCGGAGCAGACCGTGATCCAGAAGGTCGTGCCGTTCGAGCGCCAGGGAAGGGTGTTCGGTGTGGCCGCGGCCATGGAGGCGGCGGCAGCCCCGATCACGGCGTTCCTCATCGCGCCGCTCGCCGAGTTCCTCATCATCCCGTACATGGACAGCTCCACGGGGCAGCAGCAATGGGGCTGGCTGCTCGGCGAGGGGGAGGCTCGGGGCATCGCACTGATCTGCCTGTTCGCCGGGCTGATCATGGTGGTCGCCGCGACGCTGGCGTTCTTCACGCGCTCGTATCGCCACCTCACCGAGCTGTACGCGACGGCGCCCGATCCGAAGCCGGAAGACGAGGATGCTGACGGTGCGGACGAGGACCGGGCAGGTGCCGAGGCCGCGGATGACGCCGAGAATCGGGATGCCGACGATCGAGTCTTCGATGCGCCTCCGCCTGTGCGCGGACTGCCGCCGGAGATTCCGGAGCGCCGCTAG
- a CDS encoding SDR family oxidoreductase: MTVTDRTIVLAGATSASGLAVARALLDAGARVVATGRSAEHLQPLADAGAQVEVADATSLEDMTALADRLDAVDGVVSLVGGWRGGGGLVGQSDEDFHALLPALEAVRATSRAFDTALRASGAGRFAIVSSTAVARPLAGGANYAAVKAASEAWARAVAQGYAKAARDAGEPLRAASVVFRAKALDPATLAPAVLALWDADAAELNDRIIDLA; encoded by the coding sequence ATGACTGTCACCGATCGCACCATCGTCCTGGCCGGAGCGACCAGCGCGTCGGGCCTCGCCGTCGCGCGAGCCCTGCTCGACGCCGGCGCCCGCGTCGTCGCCACCGGTCGCTCGGCCGAGCACCTCCAGCCGCTGGCGGATGCCGGTGCTCAGGTCGAGGTCGCCGACGCGACGTCGCTCGAAGACATGACCGCTCTCGCCGACCGTCTCGACGCCGTCGACGGCGTGGTCTCCCTGGTCGGCGGATGGCGCGGCGGCGGCGGCCTCGTCGGGCAGTCCGACGAGGACTTCCACGCCCTGCTGCCCGCCCTGGAGGCGGTGCGTGCGACGAGCCGCGCCTTCGACACCGCCCTGCGCGCCTCGGGGGCCGGACGCTTCGCGATCGTGTCGTCGACGGCGGTCGCCCGCCCATTGGCCGGAGGGGCGAACTACGCGGCGGTGAAGGCCGCGAGCGAGGCCTGGGCCCGTGCGGTCGCGCAGGGTTATGCGAAGGCAGCGCGGGATGCCGGCGAGCCGCTGCGCGCGGCATCCGTCGTCTTCCGCGCGAAAGCGCTCGACCCCGCGACGCTCGCTCCCGCGGTCCTCGCTCTGTGGGACGCGGATGCCGCCGAGCTCAACGACCGGATCATCGACCTGGCCTGA
- a CDS encoding DUF6421 family protein yields MSIISANSSAAQAIVGEPEVVEDASTGSVQAQVAENSAAWAQLKDAAIAIRELQVKDGSIPDAAHHAVAHELVAAITAGIRALTPAFPHDADYLAASIVDFDRWASEGFGVPDFLDSLVAFQPQQHRVDGIRHLVVFPMYTQNGSSDRLVEALIVETIWPEFIADLEAGDYGNKLFVSLRLVDFTPGYDTNSAVLFPETVAMREIPSFTWGAIFQDREAARYRRVTRAAAEITKLDLPERAAAMLDDQALTERAFVMWDIIHDRTHMRGDLPFDPFMIKQRMPFFLYSLEELRCDLTAFRESVRIERSLAARAAADEQLTAIEQETLDQAGLVQYAVIFDRIFRFAITGSRVRNYDGLGGQLLFAWLHQRGVLHWTDTALAFDWDAVPDAVVALGDAIDELYWRSIDRPKTAHWLAAYDLVRSVLTPHPASNWARGLSDEILSGAPKGYTDAVLDDEFPLSMFFEALDKKMKPVIESTVGIRGTDD; encoded by the coding sequence ATGTCCATCATTTCCGCCAACAGCTCCGCTGCACAGGCCATCGTCGGCGAACCCGAGGTCGTGGAAGACGCTTCGACAGGCTCAGTGCAGGCGCAGGTCGCTGAGAACTCCGCGGCCTGGGCGCAGCTCAAGGACGCCGCGATCGCGATCCGCGAGCTCCAGGTCAAGGACGGCTCGATCCCCGACGCGGCGCACCACGCGGTCGCCCACGAACTCGTCGCCGCGATCACCGCCGGCATCCGCGCTCTGACTCCCGCCTTCCCGCACGACGCCGACTACCTCGCCGCCTCGATCGTCGACTTCGACCGCTGGGCGTCGGAGGGCTTCGGCGTACCGGACTTCCTCGACTCGCTCGTGGCCTTCCAGCCGCAGCAGCACCGTGTCGACGGCATCCGTCACCTCGTGGTCTTCCCGATGTACACGCAGAACGGTTCGAGCGACCGCCTCGTCGAGGCGCTCATCGTCGAGACCATCTGGCCGGAGTTCATCGCCGACCTCGAAGCCGGCGACTACGGCAACAAGCTGTTCGTCTCGCTCCGGCTCGTGGACTTCACGCCGGGCTACGACACCAACTCGGCCGTGCTGTTCCCCGAGACCGTCGCGATGCGCGAGATCCCGTCGTTCACGTGGGGCGCGATCTTCCAGGATCGCGAGGCCGCTCGGTACCGTCGCGTCACCCGCGCCGCCGCCGAGATCACGAAGCTCGACCTGCCGGAGCGCGCTGCCGCGATGCTCGACGACCAGGCGCTGACCGAGCGCGCGTTCGTGATGTGGGACATCATCCACGACCGCACGCACATGCGCGGCGACCTGCCGTTCGACCCGTTCATGATCAAGCAGCGGATGCCGTTCTTCCTCTACTCGCTGGAGGAGCTTCGGTGCGACCTGACCGCCTTCCGCGAGTCGGTGAGGATCGAGCGGTCGCTCGCGGCTCGCGCCGCCGCGGATGAGCAGCTCACCGCGATCGAGCAGGAGACGCTCGACCAGGCCGGTCTCGTGCAGTACGCCGTGATCTTCGACCGCATCTTCCGGTTCGCGATCACGGGTTCGCGCGTGCGCAACTACGACGGGCTCGGCGGCCAGCTGCTGTTCGCCTGGCTGCACCAGCGCGGCGTGCTGCACTGGACCGACACCGCTCTGGCGTTCGACTGGGATGCCGTGCCCGACGCGGTCGTGGCTCTCGGCGACGCGATCGACGAGCTGTACTGGCGCTCGATCGACCGCCCGAAGACCGCGCACTGGCTCGCCGCCTACGACCTGGTCCGCAGCGTTCTCACGCCGCACCCGGCGTCGAACTGGGCGCGCGGGTTGTCGGACGAGATCCTCTCCGGCGCGCCGAAGGGGTACACCGACGCGGTGCTGGACGACGAGTTCCCGCTGTCGATGTTCTTCGAGGCGCTCGACAAGAAGATGAAGCCCGTGATCGAGTCGACCGTCGGCATCCGCGGCACCGACGACTGA
- a CDS encoding Lrp/AsnC family transcriptional regulator produces the protein MDDSVDRAIVAEIARDGRATLSQLSEAIGLSVSAVQSRLRRLETRGVISGYRAILDPELVGTPLSAFIEITPLDPAQPDNAPELLEHLDAIEACHSIAGDASYMLFVRVASPRALEELVRDVRTAANVSTRTTVVLQTYYEHRPIIPLATEA, from the coding sequence ATGGATGATTCTGTCGACCGCGCGATCGTCGCGGAGATCGCCCGAGACGGTCGGGCCACGCTGTCTCAGCTGTCCGAGGCGATCGGGCTGTCGGTCTCCGCCGTGCAGTCGCGCCTGCGCCGCCTCGAGACGCGCGGCGTGATCTCCGGCTACCGGGCCATCCTCGACCCCGAGCTGGTGGGCACGCCGCTCTCCGCGTTCATCGAGATCACCCCTCTCGACCCGGCGCAGCCCGACAACGCCCCCGAACTGCTCGAGCACCTCGACGCGATCGAGGCCTGTCATTCGATCGCCGGTGACGCCAGCTACATGCTGTTCGTGCGCGTCGCCTCTCCGCGCGCGCTCGAGGAGCTGGTGCGCGACGTGCGGACCGCGGCGAACGTCAGCACTCGCACCACGGTCGTGCTGCAGACGTACTACGAGCACCGGCCGATCATCCCGCTGGCCACGGAGGCCTAG
- a CDS encoding ArsR/SmtB family transcription factor, translated as MDRNSAPVEGVEHPDHRVEFHLSPGDIQAVRFGISPGHELAHAVRVLLRPEQHPLQWGWLRVVRDRLPRDAFGLLATVIGDDGYLPDFLTAAPHWEMTPDAELAALRDAPLAGMRVDFGKMVVRSTGARQRALRGMQDDPARARRMIADAWSEVWDAALAPVWPQLERLLRADVAVRSRTIATAGIARMADALHPQVSWGAGAVRVSLRRHSEQVDCHGSGLVLVPSVLSSWGCMVLTEPPAQPTLFYPARGVTAGWARDATEIADALGALLGPARAGILLRAGTARTTSQVAREAGIAASTASHHLTVLREAGLITSERDGARMLHLRSPLGEAMVGAVL; from the coding sequence GTGGATCGAAACAGTGCGCCGGTCGAGGGCGTCGAGCATCCGGATCACCGGGTCGAGTTCCACCTGAGCCCCGGCGACATCCAGGCGGTGCGCTTCGGGATCTCGCCAGGGCACGAACTGGCGCACGCCGTGCGGGTGCTGCTGCGACCCGAGCAGCATCCGCTGCAGTGGGGCTGGCTCCGCGTGGTGCGCGACCGCCTTCCGCGCGACGCATTCGGCCTGCTCGCCACCGTGATCGGCGACGACGGCTACCTGCCCGACTTCCTCACGGCGGCTCCGCACTGGGAGATGACCCCGGATGCCGAACTCGCAGCTCTGCGCGATGCCCCGCTCGCGGGGATGCGCGTGGACTTCGGCAAGATGGTGGTCCGCTCGACCGGCGCGCGGCAGCGGGCGCTGCGCGGGATGCAGGACGACCCCGCTCGCGCACGGCGCATGATCGCCGACGCCTGGTCGGAGGTGTGGGATGCCGCGCTCGCGCCGGTGTGGCCGCAGCTCGAGCGCCTGCTGCGCGCCGACGTCGCCGTGCGATCCCGCACGATCGCGACGGCGGGCATCGCGCGCATGGCCGATGCCCTGCACCCGCAGGTGAGCTGGGGTGCGGGCGCCGTGCGTGTCTCGCTGCGCCGCCACAGCGAGCAGGTCGACTGCCACGGCAGCGGGCTCGTGCTCGTCCCCTCGGTCCTGTCGTCGTGGGGATGCATGGTGCTCACCGAGCCCCCTGCGCAGCCGACCCTGTTCTACCCGGCGCGCGGCGTGACCGCAGGCTGGGCCCGGGACGCGACCGAGATCGCGGATGCACTGGGTGCTCTGCTCGGCCCCGCCAGGGCCGGCATCCTGCTCCGGGCGGGGACCGCGCGCACGACCTCGCAGGTCGCAAGGGAGGCCGGGATCGCGGCGTCGACAGCCTCGCACCATCTCACCGTGCTCCGCGAGGCCGGGCTGATCACGAGCGAGCGGGACGGCGCGCGGATGCTGCATCTGCGCTCACCCCTCGGCGAGGCCATGGTCGGCGCGGTGCTCTGA
- a CDS encoding cupin domain-containing protein produces the protein MNSTELLPEGIVAAADIRIGTGRSRRFVGAEHGAAVSYFYVENQPGEGPGLHWHPYPETWVVLEGTARITVGEDTFVARAGDTATGPAFTPHCFTNVGDGVLKIIGIHASATIIQTFLDED, from the coding sequence ATGAACAGCACAGAACTCCTCCCCGAGGGAATCGTCGCCGCTGCTGACATCCGCATCGGCACCGGTCGCAGCCGCCGGTTCGTCGGAGCCGAGCACGGCGCAGCCGTCTCCTACTTCTACGTCGAGAATCAGCCGGGCGAGGGCCCAGGGCTGCACTGGCATCCGTATCCTGAGACCTGGGTCGTGCTCGAGGGCACTGCTCGCATCACCGTCGGTGAAGACACCTTCGTCGCGCGGGCCGGAGACACCGCCACCGGTCCCGCGTTCACGCCTCACTGCTTCACGAACGTCGGGGACGGCGTCCTGAAGATCATCGGCATCCACGCATCCGCCACCATCATCCAGACGTTCCTCGACGAGGACTGA
- a CDS encoding DUF4287 domain-containing protein produces MSFQAYLDKVETQTGLTPRQFIALAKEKGFDETTKSTVVLNWLKEEYSLGHGHAQAMVHVILKGPKISDKHVGKGGAHGDASDTLWLDGKDSNPNP; encoded by the coding sequence ATGTCCTTCCAGGCATACCTCGACAAGGTCGAGACCCAGACCGGCCTCACCCCGCGGCAGTTCATCGCGCTCGCGAAGGAGAAGGGTTTCGACGAGACGACGAAGTCGACCGTCGTCCTGAACTGGCTCAAAGAGGAGTACAGCCTCGGGCACGGACATGCGCAGGCGATGGTCCACGTGATCCTCAAGGGGCCGAAGATCAGCGACAAGCACGTCGGCAAGGGCGGCGCGCACGGCGACGCCTCCGACACGCTCTGGCTCGACGGCAAGGACAGCAACCCGAATCCCTGA